The proteins below come from a single Streptomyces sp. MRC013 genomic window:
- a CDS encoding serine hydrolase domain-containing protein yields the protein MQSLAMIENWPVPAAAAAVVRADGTLAGSRGPTGRRFPLTSVTKPLAAYAVLVAYEEGAVELDEPAGPEGSTVRHLLAHTSGLAFDEDRVAAAPGTRRIYSNAGFDVLADHVAKATDIPFAEYLRQAVLEPLGMTGTSLEGSAAKDGVSTVDDLVRFAAEVQAPRLLDPRTVLEAMTVVHPGLAGVLPGYGHQRPNDWGLGFEIRDGKSPHWTGGSSSPRTFGHFGQSGTFLWVDPDARAACVALTDRAFGPWAVEAWPPFTDAVLAELRRGRGA from the coding sequence ATGCAGAGCCTGGCGATGATCGAGAACTGGCCCGTGCCGGCCGCGGCCGCCGCGGTGGTCCGCGCGGACGGCACCCTCGCGGGGTCCCGCGGGCCCACGGGACGGCGGTTCCCGCTCACCTCGGTGACGAAGCCGCTGGCGGCCTACGCCGTGCTCGTCGCCTACGAGGAGGGCGCCGTGGAGCTCGACGAGCCGGCCGGTCCGGAGGGGTCGACCGTGCGGCACCTGCTCGCGCACACGTCGGGGCTCGCCTTCGACGAGGACCGGGTGGCGGCGGCGCCGGGCACACGGCGGATCTACTCGAACGCGGGCTTCGATGTGCTGGCCGACCACGTGGCGAAGGCCACCGACATCCCGTTCGCGGAGTACCTGCGCCAGGCGGTGCTGGAGCCGCTCGGGATGACGGGGACGTCGCTGGAGGGTTCGGCCGCGAAGGACGGGGTGTCGACGGTGGACGACCTGGTGCGGTTCGCCGCGGAGGTGCAGGCGCCCCGCCTGCTGGACCCCCGGACGGTCCTGGAGGCGATGACGGTCGTCCACCCGGGCCTGGCCGGCGTCCTGCCCGGGTACGGTCACCAGCGGCCCAACGACTGGGGGCTGGGCTTCGAGATCCGGGACGGCAAGTCGCCGCACTGGACGGGCGGTTCGTCGTCGCCGCGGACGTTCGGGCACTTCGGGCAGTCGGGCACGTTCCTGTGGGTCGACCCGGACGCCCGTGCGGCGTGTGTGGCGCTGACGGACCGGGCCTTCGGCCCCTGGGCGGTCGAGGCCTGGCCGCCGTTCACCGACGCGGTGCTCGCCGAACTGCGCCGGGGCCGGGGCGCCTAA
- a CDS encoding response regulator transcription factor, giving the protein MTIRVIIVDDQAMVRAGFAALLSAQPDIDVVGEAPDGRAGVEAGRSARPDVVLMDVRMPEMDGLAAARELLNPPPGVTHRPKVLMLTTFDVDDYVYEALRAGASGFLLKDAPPADLIAAVRVVAGGEALLAPSVTRRLIEDFAAQRPAPRRERSVRLNGLTPRETEVLELVARGLSNQEIAAHLVLAEQTVKTHIGRVLAKLGLRDRAQAVVFAYESGLVTPGEAV; this is encoded by the coding sequence GTGACCATCCGCGTGATCATCGTCGACGACCAGGCCATGGTGCGGGCGGGATTCGCCGCCCTGCTGTCGGCGCAGCCCGACATCGACGTCGTGGGCGAGGCACCGGACGGGCGGGCCGGTGTCGAGGCGGGCAGGTCCGCGCGCCCCGACGTGGTGCTGATGGACGTGCGCATGCCCGAGATGGACGGACTCGCCGCGGCGCGCGAACTGCTGAACCCGCCGCCCGGGGTGACCCACCGGCCCAAGGTGCTCATGCTGACGACGTTCGACGTGGACGACTACGTGTACGAGGCGCTGCGCGCCGGGGCGTCCGGCTTCCTCCTCAAGGACGCCCCGCCGGCCGACCTGATCGCCGCCGTGCGCGTGGTGGCGGGAGGGGAGGCTCTGCTCGCGCCGTCGGTGACACGGCGGCTGATCGAGGACTTCGCCGCCCAGCGGCCCGCACCGCGCAGGGAGCGCTCGGTGCGGCTGAACGGGCTGACGCCGCGCGAGACGGAGGTGCTGGAGCTGGTCGCGCGGGGGCTGTCCAACCAGGAGATCGCCGCGCACCTGGTCCTCGCGGAGCAGACGGTGAAGACGCACATCGGACGCGTCCTGGCCAAGCTCGGCCTGCGCGACCGCGCGCAGGCGGTGGTGTTCGCCTACGAGTCCGGGCTCGTCACGCCCGGCGAGGCGGTCTGA
- a CDS encoding ketoacyl-ACP synthase III: MAKIKPSKGAPYARVMGVGGYRPSRVVPNEVILEKIDSSDEWIRSRSGIATRHWASPEETVTVMSVEAAGKALANAGIDPEQVGGVIVSTVSHFKQTPAVATEIADRLTPSKPAAFDISAGCAGFGYGLTLAKGMVVEGSAEYVLVIGVERLSDLTDLEDRATAFLFGDGAGAVVVGPSREPAIGPTVWGSEGDKSETIKQTVPWTDYRDGTVERFPAITQEGQAVFRWAVFEMAKVAQQALDAAGITAADLDVFIPHQANMRIIDSMVKTLKLPEHVTVARDVETTGNTSAASIPLAMERLLATGQAKSGDTALVIGFGAGLAYAATVVTLP, encoded by the coding sequence ATGGCGAAGATCAAACCCAGCAAGGGCGCTCCGTACGCGCGCGTCATGGGTGTCGGCGGTTACCGCCCGAGCCGGGTCGTGCCGAACGAGGTGATCCTGGAGAAGATCGACTCGTCGGACGAGTGGATCCGCTCGCGCTCCGGCATCGCGACCCGCCACTGGGCGTCGCCCGAGGAGACGGTGACCGTGATGTCGGTCGAGGCGGCGGGCAAGGCCCTCGCGAACGCCGGGATCGACCCCGAGCAGGTCGGAGGCGTCATCGTCTCCACCGTCTCGCACTTCAAGCAGACCCCCGCGGTCGCCACCGAGATCGCCGACAGGCTCACGCCGAGCAAGCCGGCCGCGTTCGACATCTCGGCGGGCTGCGCGGGCTTCGGCTACGGGCTGACGCTCGCGAAGGGCATGGTCGTCGAGGGCTCCGCCGAGTACGTCCTCGTGATCGGCGTGGAACGGCTCAGCGACCTGACCGACCTGGAGGACCGGGCCACCGCCTTCCTGTTCGGCGACGGCGCGGGCGCGGTCGTGGTCGGCCCGTCCCGGGAACCGGCGATCGGCCCGACCGTCTGGGGCTCCGAGGGCGACAAGTCCGAGACCATCAAGCAGACCGTGCCGTGGACGGACTACCGCGACGGCACGGTGGAGCGGTTCCCCGCCATCACGCAGGAGGGCCAGGCGGTGTTCCGCTGGGCCGTCTTCGAGATGGCCAAGGTCGCCCAGCAGGCGCTCGACGCGGCCGGCATCACCGCGGCCGACCTGGACGTCTTCATCCCGCACCAGGCCAACATGCGGATCATCGACTCGATGGTGAAGACGCTGAAGCTGCCGGAGCACGTCACGGTCGCCCGCGACGTGGAGACCACCGGCAACACCTCGGCCGCCTCGATCCCGCTCGCGATGGAGCGGCTCCTGGCGACCGGGCAGGCGAAGAGCGGTGACACCG
- a CDS encoding ACP S-malonyltransferase, producing the protein MLVLVAPGQGAQTPGFLTPWLDLPGAADRVGAWSEAIGLDLAHYGTKADAEEIRDTAVAQPLLVAAGLLSAAALGEAVPDAVAGHSVGEITAASFAGVLDDTAALRLVRARGLAMAEAAAVTRTGMSALLGGDPEVTVEHLRGLGLTAANVNGAGQIVAAGTMEQLAALAEDKPEGVRRVVPLKVAGAFHTHHMAPAVARLEEAARDLAPADPKVVYVSNKDGQTVATGADVVTRLVGQVANPVRWDLCMEAFQRLGATALVEVCPGGTLTGIAKRALPGVRTLALKTPDDLEAARALIAEHAGVVS; encoded by the coding sequence GTGCTCGTACTCGTCGCTCCCGGCCAAGGCGCTCAGACGCCCGGCTTCCTGACCCCCTGGCTCGATCTTCCGGGCGCCGCCGACCGCGTCGGCGCGTGGTCGGAGGCCATCGGACTGGACCTGGCCCACTACGGCACGAAGGCCGACGCGGAGGAGATCCGCGACACGGCGGTCGCCCAGCCCCTGCTGGTGGCCGCGGGCCTGCTCTCCGCCGCCGCGCTCGGCGAGGCCGTCCCGGACGCCGTCGCGGGCCACAGCGTCGGCGAGATCACCGCCGCCTCCTTCGCGGGCGTCCTCGACGACACGGCGGCGCTGCGCCTGGTGCGCGCCCGCGGCCTGGCGATGGCCGAGGCCGCCGCCGTGACCCGCACCGGCATGTCGGCGCTGCTCGGCGGCGACCCCGAGGTCACCGTGGAGCACCTGCGGGGGCTCGGCCTGACCGCGGCGAACGTCAACGGGGCCGGCCAGATCGTCGCCGCCGGCACCATGGAGCAGCTGGCCGCGCTGGCGGAGGACAAGCCCGAGGGCGTTCGCCGCGTGGTACCGCTCAAGGTCGCCGGCGCGTTCCACACGCACCACATGGCACCTGCCGTGGCCAGGCTGGAGGAGGCCGCACGGGACCTCGCCCCGGCGGACCCGAAGGTCGTCTACGTCTCCAACAAGGACGGGCAGACCGTCGCCACGGGTGCCGACGTCGTCACCCGGCTGGTGGGCCAGGTGGCCAACCCGGTCCGCTGGGACCTGTGCATGGAGGCGTTCCAGCGGCTGGGCGCGACCGCGCTGGTCGAGGTGTGCCCGGGCGGCACGCTGACCGGTATCGCCAAGCGGGCCCTCCCCGGCGTCAGGACGCTCGCGCTCAAGACCCCCGACGACCTCGAGGCGGCACGGGCGCTCATCGCCGAGCACGCCGGCGTCGTCTCCTGA
- a CDS encoding alpha/beta hydrolase, whose protein sequence is MTPTIASPSFTVWRALSALAVVLVLLATTGWTGPHRVRVAPPDSWSAAAESWRADRIGGRTLPDPASPSAAVTAFFASLTPAQRVRLARRHPLVVGNLAGAPVILRYLANRQALRRALAADRARAADRRLSADGRQEAARRAHRFSSLLSGGRRILAFDPSGQGRVAEVFGDLERAERVSVVVPGVDTHLLTFEKTARRYTAPYGMAKSLYAAEREAAPGVRTAVIAWADYTAPSGVGMDAATGRLAVEGAARLVSLVRVLPAGSRVSLFCHSYGSVVCGLAARRLPGRVTDIAVAGSPGMRAESAAALGTRARVWAMRGAEDWIADVPYLDVGGLGHGADPVAPGFGARLLSADGASGHGGYFVPDTDSLRNFAKIGVGAYGRVRCAEGASACRSEIHGATSA, encoded by the coding sequence GTGACTCCCACCATCGCCTCCCCCTCGTTCACCGTCTGGCGGGCCCTGTCGGCCCTCGCGGTGGTCCTCGTCCTCCTCGCGACGACGGGCTGGACCGGCCCGCACCGCGTACGCGTCGCACCACCGGACTCGTGGAGCGCGGCAGCGGAGTCGTGGCGCGCCGACCGGATCGGCGGCCGCACGCTTCCCGACCCCGCGTCACCGTCGGCGGCCGTGACCGCTTTCTTCGCCTCCCTCACACCGGCGCAGCGCGTGCGGCTCGCCCGGAGGCACCCGCTCGTCGTCGGCAACCTCGCCGGGGCACCGGTGATCCTGCGGTACCTCGCCAACCGGCAGGCGCTCCGCCGCGCCCTCGCCGCCGACCGCGCCCGCGCCGCCGACCGCCGGCTCTCCGCCGACGGTCGTCAGGAGGCCGCGCGCCGGGCGCACAGGTTCTCCTCGCTCCTGTCCGGCGGGCGCCGGATCCTCGCGTTCGACCCCTCGGGGCAGGGCCGGGTGGCGGAGGTGTTCGGCGACCTCGAGCGCGCCGAGCGGGTCTCGGTGGTCGTGCCGGGCGTCGACACGCACCTACTCACCTTCGAGAAGACCGCCCGCCGGTACACGGCCCCGTACGGAATGGCGAAATCCCTGTACGCCGCGGAGCGCGAGGCGGCGCCCGGCGTGCGGACCGCGGTCATCGCCTGGGCCGACTACACCGCGCCGAGCGGCGTCGGGATGGACGCGGCGACCGGGCGGCTCGCCGTCGAGGGGGCCGCGCGACTGGTCTCCCTGGTCCGCGTGCTGCCCGCCGGATCGCGCGTCTCCCTCTTCTGCCACAGCTACGGCTCCGTGGTGTGCGGGCTCGCCGCGCGCCGGCTGCCCGGGCGGGTCACCGACATCGCCGTGGCCGGCAGTCCCGGCATGCGGGCCGAGAGCGCGGCGGCACTCGGTACGCGGGCGCGGGTGTGGGCCATGCGGGGTGCCGAGGACTGGATAGCCGACGTGCCGTACCTGGACGTCGGAGGGTTGGGGCACGGCGCCGACCCGGTGGCCCCCGGGTTCGGGGCGCGGCTGCTGTCGGCGGACGGTGCGTCGGGGCACGGCGGGTACTTCGTGCCGGACACGGACAGCCTGCGGAACTTCGCGAAGATAGGGGTCGGGGCCTACGGCAGGGTGCGCTGCGCCGAGGGGGCGAGCGCCTGCCGCAGCGAAATCCACGGTGCCACGTCGGCCTGA
- a CDS encoding pirin family protein — protein MSVHRAGDRHPGGDPDAGVTTRHAFSFGPHYDPDNLRFGALVACNEERLAPGAGFDEHPHSHTEIVTWVVEGELTHRDSAGHATLVRPGDVQHLSSAGGVRHVERNDGAAPLVFVQMWLAPLEPGGDPSYGIVRGLADTTPHAVPAAGAVLHVRRPGAGEHAAVPDGDFVYVHVVRGDVRLTGGDGGCGLSAGDAARITGARGVRLAAAAPAEVLVWEMTRPARVR, from the coding sequence ATGTCCGTACACAGGGCCGGGGACCGCCACCCCGGTGGCGACCCGGACGCCGGGGTCACGACCAGGCACGCCTTCTCGTTCGGCCCCCACTACGATCCGGACAACCTCCGCTTCGGCGCGCTCGTCGCCTGCAACGAGGAGCGGCTCGCGCCGGGCGCCGGCTTCGACGAGCACCCGCACAGCCACACCGAGATCGTCACCTGGGTCGTCGAGGGCGAGCTGACGCACCGGGACTCGGCGGGGCACGCGACCCTGGTCCGCCCCGGGGACGTCCAGCACCTGAGCTCCGCGGGCGGCGTCCGGCACGTGGAGCGCAACGACGGCGCGGCGCCGCTGGTCTTCGTCCAGATGTGGCTCGCCCCGCTGGAGCCCGGCGGCGACCCGTCGTACGGGATCGTCCGCGGCCTCGCCGACACGACCCCCCACGCGGTGCCCGCCGCCGGTGCGGTGCTCCACGTACGCCGGCCGGGCGCGGGCGAACACGCCGCCGTCCCGGACGGGGACTTCGTGTACGTGCACGTGGTGCGCGGCGACGTCCGGCTGACCGGCGGCGACGGGGGGTGCGGGCTGTCGGCGGGCGACGCGGCCCGGATCACCGGCGCGCGGGGCGTACGGCTGGCCGCCGCCGCGCCCGCCGAGGTGCTGGTGTGGGAGATGACCCGGCCGGCGCGGGTCCGTTAG
- a CDS encoding MerR family transcriptional regulator, translating into MTVIESTPADPRTTDACAAPPPRHPRPDGQDHYSISEVAAWTGLTAHTLRWYERIGLMPHVDRSATGQRRFTNRDLDWLTLIGKLRLTGMPVAAMVRYAELVRAGDRTFDERRELLEAARHDVLARITELRETLAVLDYKIDVYTGARPAPERVAP; encoded by the coding sequence ATGACGGTGATCGAGAGCACTCCGGCGGATCCCCGGACCACCGATGCCTGCGCCGCCCCGCCACCCCGCCACCCCCGCCCCGACGGGCAGGACCACTACAGCATCAGCGAGGTCGCCGCCTGGACCGGTCTCACCGCCCACACCCTCCGCTGGTACGAACGCATCGGGTTGATGCCCCATGTCGACCGGTCCGCCACCGGCCAGCGGCGCTTCACCAACCGGGACCTGGACTGGCTCACCCTGATCGGCAAACTGCGGCTGACCGGCATGCCCGTCGCGGCGATGGTCCGCTACGCCGAGCTGGTCCGCGCGGGCGACCGCACCTTCGACGAGCGGCGCGAACTCCTGGAGGCCGCCCGCCACGACGTCCTGGCCCGCATCACCGAGCTCCGCGAGACCCTCGCCGTACTCGACTACAAGATCGACGTCTACACGGGCGCCCGACCGGCGCCGGAAAGGGTTGCACCATGA
- a CDS encoding DUF4429 domain-containing protein encodes MGDVLAGIHATWKFETDAVLIRFERGIRAPRLFQTLRERRVPHEALGAVTLSPGKRGTVVLHAVPRAGADPLMAAADGQLKEGCDPYRLVLPAEREKLAEYYADELRACLGPERGEPAERFLVAAPEPPLQFKAYDGKASFDGRNVSIRWFWTGASTAKWRAGDQSFAVSDLCGVQWRSPDGPDGYLRLLRRGVDAEPVQPDQDPAAVVFGLGYGPVHESLPFAAAVLQAVRDTDRAVPVPVPVGAGRRDPADIADRIRYLGDLHQAGLVTDDEFSAKKAELLAEL; translated from the coding sequence ATGGGTGATGTGCTGGCCGGAATTCATGCCACCTGGAAGTTCGAAACCGACGCCGTGCTCATCCGCTTCGAACGGGGGATCCGCGCGCCGAGGCTGTTCCAGACGCTACGCGAAAGACGTGTTCCGCACGAAGCGCTGGGGGCGGTGACGCTCTCCCCGGGCAAGCGGGGCACGGTGGTGCTGCACGCCGTTCCGCGTGCGGGCGCCGACCCCCTGATGGCAGCGGCGGACGGCCAGTTGAAGGAGGGCTGCGACCCCTACCGGCTGGTACTGCCCGCCGAGCGGGAGAAGCTCGCCGAGTACTACGCGGACGAGCTTCGGGCGTGCCTCGGGCCGGAGCGCGGGGAGCCGGCCGAACGGTTCCTGGTGGCCGCCCCCGAACCGCCGCTGCAGTTCAAGGCGTACGACGGCAAGGCCTCCTTCGATGGCCGGAACGTGTCCATCCGATGGTTCTGGACGGGTGCGTCGACCGCCAAGTGGAGGGCCGGCGACCAGTCCTTCGCGGTGAGCGACCTCTGCGGGGTGCAGTGGCGTTCGCCCGACGGCCCCGACGGGTACCTGAGGCTGCTGCGGCGCGGTGTCGACGCGGAGCCGGTCCAACCGGACCAGGACCCGGCGGCGGTCGTCTTCGGCCTGGGCTACGGTCCCGTCCACGAATCGCTCCCGTTCGCGGCCGCCGTACTGCAGGCGGTGCGGGACACCGACCGTGCGGTGCCGGTGCCGGTTCCCGTGGGGGCCGGCCGGCGCGACCCGGCGGACATAGCCGACCGGATCAGGTACCTGGGGGACCTGCACCAGGCGGGCCTGGTGACGGATGACGAGTTCAGCGCGAAGAAGGCCGAGTTGCTCGCCGAGCTGTGA
- a CDS encoding aldo/keto reductase yields MTSEQTIPQVRLGATGPVVGVQGLGAMGMSEFYGDTDEAAARDTLEAALETGVTLIDTADMYGRGANEEFLAPFVAAHRDRITLATKFSLVRTGDPSHRAVRNDPAYIKSAVEDSLRRLGVDVIDLYYMHRRDPAVPLAESVGAMADLVREGKVKHLGLSEVTGRELREAHAVHPVAALQSEWSLFSRDVERSAVSTAAELGVALVPYSPLGRGFLAGAFADASQDLSESDFRRSQPRFSGDNARRNAALLEPVRSIAAAHGATLAQIALAWVQQRAAVHGLPVVPIPGTRRRSRLLENAAAVRIVLTDSELDLLEPIAAQVAGRRYSDMSLTSTAREE; encoded by the coding sequence ATGACCTCCGAACAGACGATCCCGCAGGTACGACTCGGCGCGACGGGCCCCGTGGTCGGCGTCCAGGGCCTAGGCGCCATGGGCATGAGCGAGTTCTACGGCGACACCGACGAGGCCGCCGCCCGCGACACCCTCGAAGCCGCCCTCGAAACCGGCGTCACCCTCATCGACACCGCCGACATGTACGGGCGCGGGGCCAACGAGGAGTTCCTCGCCCCGTTCGTCGCCGCCCACCGCGACCGGATCACCCTGGCCACGAAGTTCTCCCTGGTCCGCACCGGGGACCCCTCCCACCGGGCGGTCCGCAACGACCCGGCCTACATCAAGTCCGCCGTCGAGGACAGCCTGCGTCGCCTGGGCGTCGACGTCATCGACCTCTACTACATGCACCGCCGCGACCCGGCCGTGCCGCTCGCCGAGTCCGTCGGCGCCATGGCCGACCTCGTACGGGAGGGCAAGGTCAAGCACCTGGGGCTCAGTGAGGTCACCGGACGGGAACTGCGCGAGGCCCACGCCGTCCATCCCGTCGCCGCCCTGCAGTCCGAGTGGTCGCTGTTCTCCCGCGACGTGGAGCGGAGCGCCGTCTCCACCGCCGCCGAACTGGGTGTCGCACTCGTGCCGTACTCCCCGCTCGGCCGGGGCTTCCTCGCCGGTGCCTTCGCCGACGCCTCCCAGGACCTCTCGGAGAGCGACTTCCGCCGCTCCCAGCCGCGGTTCTCCGGGGACAACGCCCGCCGCAACGCCGCCCTCCTCGAACCCGTCCGCTCCATCGCCGCCGCCCACGGCGCCACCCTCGCCCAGATCGCCCTGGCCTGGGTACAGCAGCGTGCGGCCGTGCACGGCCTGCCCGTCGTCCCCATCCCCGGCACCCGCAGGCGCAGCCGCCTCCTGGAGAACGCCGCCGCCGTCCGCATCGTCCTCACCGACTCCGAACTCGACCTCCTCGAACCCATCGCCGCCCAGGTGGCCGGCCGCCGCTACTCCGACATGTCCCTCACCTCCACCGCCCGCGAGGAGTGA
- a CDS encoding peptidase inhibitor family I36 protein, producing the protein MRTFSRPFSTAALGMAAITVAALSTCAPPADAAPPALGPCDSGQLCLWGREGFKGERRTHELATTDVDSCVALPAGTAAAALANRTGRPVTTYQSATCGETGEFETYPGSGTWVPRSPYQVRAFKIWEN; encoded by the coding sequence ATGCGCACGTTCTCAAGGCCCTTCTCCACCGCCGCGCTCGGGATGGCCGCGATCACCGTCGCCGCCCTGTCCACCTGCGCCCCGCCCGCCGACGCCGCGCCTCCCGCCCTCGGTCCGTGCGACAGCGGACAGCTCTGCCTGTGGGGGCGGGAGGGGTTCAAGGGCGAGCGGCGGACACACGAGCTGGCGACCACGGACGTCGACAGCTGCGTCGCGCTCCCCGCCGGCACCGCGGCGGCGGCGCTCGCCAACCGCACGGGGCGCCCCGTCACCACCTACCAGTCCGCCACCTGCGGGGAGACCGGGGAGTTCGAGACGTACCCGGGCAGCGGCACATGGGTGCCACGCTCGCCCTACCAGGTGAGGGCCTTCAAGATCTGGGAGAACTGA